The Streptomyces sp. NBC_00775 genome includes the window CGGGGCTGTCCGAGGACGTCGCGGCGGTGCGGCAGGCACTGCTGGACAGCGACGAGCCGACCGTTGTCGTCGCCCACAGCTACGGCGGCATCATCACCGCGGAAGCCGCGGCGGGAATCGGGTCGGTACGCCACCTGCTGCTGGTCTCCAGCTACCTGCCCGAGGTCGGGCAGAGCCTGTCGGAGTTCGGGGACGGCAGCCCCGCCCCGTTCCTCGACGTCGACCCCGACGCCAGCACCTTCGGGGTTCGCCCCGAGCTCCTCGTGGACACATTCCTGCAAGACTGCGACCCCGAGGTCCAGGCGCAGGCGGCGGACCACCTCGCCCGGCAGAGCGTGCAGGTGACTGGGCAGCCGGTCGGGGCGGCCGCATGGCAGCAGGTGCCCTCGACGTACCTCATCTGCGCCCAGGACCGTGGCACTCTGCCGCGCCTACAGCGCGAGTTCGCCCGCCGGGCCGGCAGCGTCGTCGAACTCGACGCCGGCCACCACCCGTTCCTGTCCCAGCCCGCCGCGGTCCGGGACCTGCTGCTGAGCTTGTGACGGCAGCCGCGGACGAGCCGGGCCGGCCAAGCAGACGAAGAAGTAGCCCCGAGGTCAGCTGGCCGGTGGAATCTAATCTCCGCTGCCTCGGGCCTGGCGGTCCAGGAACTCAATCAGCCGTGTTTCCGAACGTGCAAGCCCCTCCCGTTGTTCGCGGGGAAGCGAAGCGAGGGCGTCGACCAGGACCCGCTTTCGCGGGACGTGCACCATGTTGCCGCAGTAGATCCGGCAACTGGAACACCAGGCGAGTCCGATGCACCGCTCGAACATGGAGGACTCGGGCGGATGGAATCGGTACCGGTATGAGCGGACGGGCGTTCCACAGGCGGCACAGATCCGACGGTCCCCGTCGGAGACCGTGTCCCAGGTCCCGACCTTGCACCAGTGCTGCCGCCCGGCCGGTGCTCTTCAAGTCGTCATGCCCAGCATTCTCTCCCACAGCGCGTCGCCCGGCACAGCCGTCCCGCTCCCGACGTGTCGGTGTACCCCCAGGTCTTCTTGCCGCTGGTGTCGTCGAAGCCGATGATCTCCTTGCCGCCGGATTCGCCGGACGTGCAGACCACCGCCTTGGCCTGATCGCCCCAGCAGGTGAAGGTGCTCACCTGCTCGTCCACAACCTGTGACTTGGTCTGTACGACGGCGCCGCTGGCGATGTTGACCGAGTGCAGGGCGTTGTTGTACTTGTCGTTGCCCGCGTACGAGTTGGAGGCGAGGTAGGCGCGCTTGGAGCCGCTGCCTGTCGCGTTCAGGTAGTCCTGCTTGGTCGGGGTCTGTTTGGTGATCTTGCCGGTCGTACCATCGGCGATCACGATCGTCCCATCGGCCGCACCCTCCTGGTTGCTGCCCTTTGCGCCGGCGACGACACCGTTCAGCACGCCGGCTGGGGTGACGAACGGGATGACGGTCGACTTCTGGGTCTTGGGGTCGGCATGGACCGTGAACACCTCGCCACCCTTTTTGGCGGCCTCCTCGCCGGCGGCTCCGACACCGACGACGATCTGCCCGGTGGCGGCGTCGTATGCCTGGCTCACCACGTTGTCGCCGCCCTGGCCGACGCAATTCCTCACCACCAACTGAAAAGGGTGTGCATCTTCTGAGGGTGTCTGTGTGATCAGGCAGCGGATATGAGGGCGTTGCGGTAGCGGGCCTGGTGGTTGCGGGTGTACTCCTGTTGTTCGCGCCAGGCCCAGTAGGCGTCGAAGTCGCCGTTGGTGCGCAGGGACCTCGGAGCTTCAAGACGGCTTCGGCACCCGCCAGGCCCCAGCGGGTCCCGGCGATGTCGAGGCGGTCTTTTACCACGTGGCGGCATGCGCCTTCGATGATCCCTGTCGCGATGGCCCAGCCGGCGGCCACCGCGGTGTCGTAGCGCAGGTAGTCAGCCTTGTTGGTGAGGTAGGCCACGGCGTCGTCGATGCCCTTGTTCCCGCCTGGGGCGATTCCTGTGTCGGTGGCGGCCGTTCTGATCGTCTCGGCTGCGGTCAGGACGTCTCCGGCCACGATGGTGCGGGCGGTGCGGGCGACCCATGCCTCGATGTCCTTGCCAGCACCGGGGTGCAGGGCGTGGGCGGCACTCCACAGGTATTCCAGGACGTGGATGATGTCGATCACGATGTGCACCTGCACGCCGCGGGCGGCGGCCTGCTCGTTGATCAGATCGATCTGGTGGGGTGCGCCGTCCACGAGGGCCACCCAGGTGCGCCGGTGGTCGGGGTCGCGGTGTTCGGCCGCTGGCGACACTGCAGGTGTGGTCATCACGTCGGAGACCGACTACGCCGATGGCATAGCCCTAGCTGCAGAACGTGCTGATCGCCAGCCTGGCCATGGCCTCGCTGCCGACGATCGTCTTCTTCCACCCTGTTGAAGAAGCCTGAGGCAATCATCCGAGCTCTGCCTTCAGGCGCAGGACAACAGGGTGGCGCCAGAAGTCTGTCAGTGTGTTTCGGGGAGGGTTCGGGGTAGTCCGAAGCGCGTCATGACGTTGGTGTTGAAGCCGGTGATGGCGGTGATCTGGTCGTCGGCGGTGGTGATGACCAGGAGGGCGTAGGCGCGGTAGACACTGGCGTGGGGGTCTGCCAGGTACAAGCCGAGGGCGGGCTGGCCGTTGGCGCGGGTGGGTACCACGCGGTAGCTGCGGCCGGGGCGGAAGGTGGCGGCGGCGAAGAAGCGCTGGGCTGATTCGATGCCGCGGTATTCCAGCATGGCCGGGGGCATGGAGAGTCTCACGTCGCTGACGAGCAGTTCGATCAGGGCGTCCAGGTCGGCGCGTTCCAGGGCGTCGGTGAGCCGGGCGACGAGCCGGTGTTCGGCGGCGGTGTCGGGTTGGCGTGCAGGCCTGCGGTTGCCGGTGCCGCTGCTGCCGGTGCTGCTGGAGTCGGCGAGGTGGTTGTCGACGGTGGCCCGCGCTCGTTTGAGGGCGCTTTGAACCGATTCCTGGGTGGCATCGAGCATTTGGGCGACTTCGGCGGCGCGGTAGCCCAGGACATCGCCGAGGACGAGCGCGGCGCGTTGGCGTGGGGGCAGCAGTTGCAGGGCGGTGATGAAGGCCAGGGAGATGGCCTCGGTGGTCTCGTAGCGGGCCTCCGGTCCGGGGCGCTGGTCGACGAGGTGGTCGAGCAGGACGTCGGGGTAGGGCTCCAGCCAGGGCGGGGCATCGCCGGCGCCGGAGGGCTCGGGCAGGGTGGCCTCGGGCAGCGGCGGGGCGATGCGGGGGCGTCGGCTGTCGGAGCGCAACATGCTCAGGCACCGATTGGTCGCGATCTTGTAGAGCCAGGTCCGGAGCGAGGACTGCTGGCCGAAGCCGCCAAGGTTACGCCAGGCGGACACGAGGGTCTCCTGGAGTGCGTCCTCGGCGTCCTGCAGGGATCCCAGGATGCGGTAGCAGTGCACCTGCAACTCGTGCGAGTGGCCCTGGACCAGGTCGCGGAACGCGTTGTGGTCGCCGGCCCGAGCCCGAGCGATCAGGTCCGTCGTGTCCATCTCCATCGGCAAGCATCCTCGCTTCTCTTCTTTCCGCAGGGCGCGTTCGGCTTGTCTATCGATACCGACGCCGCCTGGCCCGCGAATTGGGCGGTGTCCGCGCGCCCAATTCATGGCCGTGCCGCCGTCTACCCGATTGGAGGCGGTCCCGGTCCGGGGCGCGCCCCAGACACAGAACAGGACCACAGATCATGGCCAAGTACGTTTTCTCCTTCCGTGTGCCCTCCGACTACGCGCCCCACGCCGGGACGCCGACCGAGTGGCAGGCCTGGTTCGGCGCGTTGGGCTCGGCCCTGGTGGACGTCGGCAACGCGGTGACCGATTACGCCTCGCTCGGCGAGGTCGGCGGCAGCGGCTCCCGGATGGTCGCCTACTCGGTGGTGTCCGCCGAGGACATGGACTCCGCGCTGGCGCTGGCCAAGGACTGCCCGGTGCTGCGGGTCGGCGGCGGGGTCGAGGTCGGCCCCGTGATGGAAGCCGCCGGGTCGTGAGCGACGCCATGACCGGGTCGACGGCGCCGCCGGTGGGGTCGTTCCTGGCGACCGGGCGTGGCAGGGTCACGCTGGCGCTGCTGTGCGCGGTGACCTTCCTGGACGTCGTGGACGGCTCGATCGTGAACGTCGCGCTGCCGACCATCCGTACGCATCTGGGGTTCTCGGTGCAGAACCTGCAGTGGGTGGTCAGCGGCTATCTGATCACCTATGGCGGGTTCCTGCTGCTGGGCGGTCGGGCCGGGGACCTGCTGGGGCGGCGGCGGCTGCTGATCGCCGGGACAGCGCTGTTCGCGGCGTCCTCGCTGGCCTGCGGGTTGGCCGACAGCCAGGGGCTGCTGGTCGGCGCCCGGCTCGCCCAGGGTCTCGGGGCGGCGATGATGTCCCCGGCCGCGCTGTCCATCCTGACCACCACCTTCCAGGACTCCGACCGGCACAAGGCGCTGGGCGTGTGGGCCAGGATCAGCGGGCTGGCCGCCGCAGTCGGAGTGTTCTTCGGCGGGCTGCTCACCCAGGACCTCGGCTGGCGGTGGGTGTTCTTCGTGAATCTCCCGCTGTGCGCGCTGGTGCTGATCGGAGCGTTCCGGATCCTGAAGGCCGACCACGGCCGGTCCGTGCCAGGCGGTTTCGACGCGGTCGGCGCGGTGCTGGTCACCGCGAGCATGCTGCTGCTGATCTTCACCTTGGTGAAGGCCCCGGACGAGGGCTGGGGTGCGGGACGCACCATCGGCGGGCTGGCCGCCTCGGCGGTGCTGACGGCCGCGTTCGGGGTCAACGAGCAGCGGCGCACCCACCCGCTGGTCCCGATGTCGATCTTCCGGATCAAGGGCCTGGCCGCGGCCGACGCCACCCAGGTGATCGCCTGGGCCGGGTTCTACTCAATGTTCTTCTTCGTCACTCTGTACATGCAGAACGTCCTGGGCTACTCCCAACTGCGCACCGGGCTCTCGTATCTGCCGGTGACCGTCGGCATCGGGTTTGGCTCCACCGCGGCGACGAAGATGTTCATCCGGACCGGTACCCGTCCGATCATCGTCTCCGGTGCGCTGCTCGCTGCCGGTGGCATCTTCTGGCTCTCCCGCATCCCAGTGGACGGCACCTATCTCGGCAACCTGCTCGCCCCGCTGGTGGTCATGGCGACCGGATTGGGGCTGCTGTATGCCGGTGCGCAAACGGCCGCGAACGCGGGCGTGCCGGAGGATCAGTCCGGATTGGCCGCGGCCCTGATCACCACCTCTTTCCAGCTCGGGTCAGCGCTCGGCCTGGCGGTGTTCAGCGGGATCGCGACCAGTCGCACCAGCCACCTGCTGGCCGCCCACACCCCGCCCCCGGAGGCACTCACTGCCGGATTCCAGCGGGCCCTGCTCGTCAGCGCCCTCTGCCTCGTGGCAGCCGGAGCCATCGCGCTGCGAGCCTCCAACACCCGCGGCGAACCCGCCGCCACACCAGAAACCCAACAAAACCTGGAACCCTCCTACGACCCCGCATAACACAAGACAACGAAATCCCGGGATGGCGTTCAACGCCATCCCGGGATTCTCTTTGGGTGTGCATCTTCTGAAGGTGTCTGTGTGAATCAGACAGCGGATATGAGGGCGTTGCGGTAGCGGGCCTGGTGGTTGCGGGTGTACTCCTGTTGTTCGCGCCAGGCCCAGTAGGCGTCGAAGTCGCCGTTGGTGCGCAGGGCTCGGAGCTTCAAGACGGCTTCGGCACCCGCCCTGAGTGGGCGTTCTGTGAGCCTTCGGGCGGGACTACGTTGGCGGGGACGCTGCCGGTCGGGGCAGGGTGAATAGGCCGGGCTCGGGTTCGGTGAGGATGCCGCGGTTGACGAGGCGTTTGAGCTTGGCCCGGGCGCCCTCGACGTGGCGGTTCTCGGTGCCGGAGCCCAGGGCTTCGCAGACGGCCTTGGCCCGCAGGCCCTGCTCGTCGTCCTCGAACAGGGCGAGAATCTGCCGGTAGGCGGACGGCAGTGGCTCGGGGCCGCCGGGGTCGCTGTCCTCGACGATCTCCAGGACGGTCTGGCGGGTGATGCCCAGCCGCTCCAACCGGCATTCCACGGCGGCGAGTTGCTCACCGAGCCGGGCGAGCTGATCCCGCAAGCGGTCAGCCTCTTCTCGCGCGGCGGCCTGCCGTGCCTCGATCTTGGCCGGCAGTTCACGCATGGACGGACTCGCCGGTGGGGGCCCTGGCCCCGGCCGGCAGCGGATCACGCCAGGTCGGGGTGGTCGTGCCGGTGATCCGGCGAGCCATCACGTCGGTCATCGACCAGTAGATCATCGAGACCGCGCTGGCAGGCAGTGCTTCGTAGTCGCGGGCCAGGCGGCGATGGATCAGGGTGCCAAAAGTCTGCTCGACCACCCACCGTTTCGGTATTGGCGCGAACCCCTTCGTCTGCGGATCACGCGAGACCACCTCGACGTCGATGCCCAGCGACCGGCCGTGCTCGACGACGGCGTTCTTGAACCCAGCATCCACCCAGCCCTTGGTCACCGACGGGTTTGCCGCGGCCACCTTGTCCAGCAGCGTGATTCCGATCGCGTTGTCGTGGACGCTCGCGGCGACCACGATCACGGCGATGAGCAGGCCGAGCACATCGGTGGCGATGCCCCGCTTGCGGCCCCGGCTCCTCTTGCCCGGATCCAGCCCGGTCGTCTCCTTGGGTGCATTGACCGAGGCGTGCACCGTCTGGGCGTCCATCACGATCGCGGACGGGTCCTCGTGCCGGCCCCTCAACTCGCGGACCTGCCAGCGCAGCAGGTCGTGGATAGCCTGATCGGTGCCGTCATCGCGCCACTTGCCGAAGTAGTAGTACACGGCGGTGTACGGCGGGAAGTCGTGCGGCAGGTAACGCCACTGGCAGCCGACCCGGGCCTGATACAGGATCGCGTTGAGGATCTCCCGCATCTCGTAGCGGCCCTCATGCCCGCTGACCGAGCGGTGCTGCCCCTTCCAGGACGTGATGACCGGCCGGATCAGCTCCCACGCCTCATCCGACAGATCACTCGGGTACGACTGCCGCCCGCCCATACCCATCAGCAGACCGCGCACCCGACCAACCGCAAGTCCTCAAACCGGACAACGACTCCGACGACTCACAGAACGCCCACTGAAGGCAGCCCGCAAGACACGCACCCCGGTGAGCGTGGCCTCCATCGCCAGGGCGGCCGGAGTGTCCACCGACTTCATCTACCGACATCCCGTCCTACGCCCGCAGGTCGAGGCGCTCCGCCGGGCACGACGCGATGCCATCCCGGGCGACGCAGCTCACGCCCCCGACGCTGAGGCTGCCGCCAGTACGCTGGTCCGCCGCCTCACTCAACAGCTGGCCGCCGACCGCCGCAAACACCGTGAAGAAGTTGCCCAACTGCAGGCTGCTCTCGCTGCGGCACACGGCGAACTGCTGGCCCTGCGACGGCACTTGCAGGGGTGAGGCGGCCGCCCTGCGGGCCATCTCAACCGTCAGTAGCCTCCCAGGAATGACGACGCTACAAGATCTCGCCGCTCGCCTGGACCGAGTCGAGACCGAACTCGCACTGCACCGGCTGGCCCACGACTACTGCGTGGGTGCCGACCACCGCGACCCAGTCCGCTGGAAGGCAATTTGGACAGCGGACGCCGTGTGGGAGACCAGCTCGGACCAGATATTCACGGGGATCGAAGCCATCCGCGCGGCGGTCGAGCAGCAGTGGCAGGCATTCCCGATCATGCAGCATGCCACCGCCAACCACACGGTGGAAATCGACGGCGCTGCCGCGACCGGTCGATCTGACGTCGTGGTCCTGGCCCAACTCCGCGATCACCGCTGGATTGCCGGTGGAGGTACCTACGAGGACGAGTACCGGCGCAAGGGAGGGATCTGGCGCATAGCGCGGCGCCGGGTAGTACGTCCTTTCGACCTTGCGCCTTTGGCACCGAGCGATGGACCCGTCTATGTCGACGAACCAGTCCCGGCCAATCCTGGCGATGCTGATGAGCCGTACCAGTAGAAGGCGTTCGTCAGCGGCATACCGCTGGCGAACGGTCCAGGACAATCAATCCTTCACAGCGTCGCGACCCCGGATAAGAGGTGGTCGTACTCGGCATCCCGCATGCTGCCCGTGAAGCCGTAGGAGGCGGCGTTCAGCTCCTTCTCCCTGCCCGTGATGGACGTGGACGGCCGGATGCCGGAGGTGTAGCCGCCCTTGCGGCAGATCGTCATGTCGCCCCCGCCCCGCCGGACCAGCCGAAGCGGCTGCACTTGTGTGTTCGCGGAGCTCCCGGCGCTGTGCGGGTCACCGGTTTCCTTGAGGCTTACCGGGATCTTCTGGTGCGGCAGACACAGGCTGCCATGCGGCGTGCCGCTACCGAATATCAAAAGGCTGGCGACGCAGAAGTCGCGGGCCGGCTGCGGAGCATGGCCGGTGCTTTGCCTGCCGCGAGACGGGCTGCGGACAAGAAGAGCAAGGGCCGCAGTGTGCGGACGGTCTCCGGTGGGCTGCCGACGCTCGGGCACCGCCACTGAACCTCGATCTGTCTGTTGTGCCCGGGCGGCTGTCGGTGTGGGGTCTCAGGACTTCCTTGACGGTTTGTCGTCAGGAGATCCTTAACGGACTCTCTGGGTGCCCATGCCTTTGACGTAGAGCCTGGTGTGAGCTTGTTCTGCTTTGACGGACACTGTCGGTGTGGTGGTCAGGCTGCGAGTGCGGTCTCGTATTCGGCGGGACTGCGGTAGCCGAGGCTGCTGTGCAGTCGGTGCAAGTTGTACCAGCCCTCGATGAAGTCGAAGATCGCGGTGCGGGCGGCGGCCCGGCTGGGCCAGGAGCTTGTGTCGAGCAACTCCCGTTTGATGGTGGCGAAGAACGACTCGGCGAGCGCGTTGTCCCAGCACTGACCGGTGCGGCCGACGGACAGGGGGACGCCCAACTCCTTTGCCAGGGTGGCGAATTGATGGCTGGTGTACTGGCAGCCGCGGTCCGAGTGAAAGATCACCGGACGGGTGGGGCGACGCTGTCGGCAGGCCGCCGTGAGGGCGTCGGCGACCAGCTCG containing:
- a CDS encoding alpha/beta hydrolase; translated protein: MRVVFVHGACVRDGSWWWHRTAELLQERGVPSVAPALPSCGEAGLPGGAGGPGLSEDVAAVRQALLDSDEPTVVVAHSYGGIITAEAAAGIGSVRHLLLVSSYLPEVGQSLSEFGDGSPAPFLDVDPDASTFGVRPELLVDTFLQDCDPEVQAQAADHLARQSVQVTGQPVGAAAWQQVPSTYLICAQDRGTLPRLQREFARRAGSVVELDAGHHPFLSQPAAVRDLLLSL
- a CDS encoding RNA polymerase subunit sigma-70, with product MEMDTTDLIARARAGDHNAFRDLVQGHSHELQVHCYRILGSLQDAEDALQETLVSAWRNLGGFGQQSSLRTWLYKIATNRCLSMLRSDSRRPRIAPPLPEATLPEPSGAGDAPPWLEPYPDVLLDHLVDQRPGPEARYETTEAISLAFITALQLLPPRQRAALVLGDVLGYRAAEVAQMLDATQESVQSALKRARATVDNHLADSSSTGSSGTGNRRPARQPDTAAEHRLVARLTDALERADLDALIELLVSDVRLSMPPAMLEYRGIESAQRFFAAATFRPGRSYRVVPTRANGQPALGLYLADPHASVYRAYALLVITTADDQITAITGFNTNVMTRFGLPRTLPETH
- a CDS encoding MFS transporter; amino-acid sequence: MSDAMTGSTAPPVGSFLATGRGRVTLALLCAVTFLDVVDGSIVNVALPTIRTHLGFSVQNLQWVVSGYLITYGGFLLLGGRAGDLLGRRRLLIAGTALFAASSLACGLADSQGLLVGARLAQGLGAAMMSPAALSILTTTFQDSDRHKALGVWARISGLAAAVGVFFGGLLTQDLGWRWVFFVNLPLCALVLIGAFRILKADHGRSVPGGFDAVGAVLVTASMLLLIFTLVKAPDEGWGAGRTIGGLAASAVLTAAFGVNEQRRTHPLVPMSIFRIKGLAAADATQVIAWAGFYSMFFFVTLYMQNVLGYSQLRTGLSYLPVTVGIGFGSTAATKMFIRTGTRPIIVSGALLAAGGIFWLSRIPVDGTYLGNLLAPLVVMATGLGLLYAGAQTAANAGVPEDQSGLAAALITTSFQLGSALGLAVFSGIATSRTSHLLAAHTPPPEALTAGFQRALLVSALCLVAAGAIALRASNTRGEPAATPETQQNLEPSYDPA
- a CDS encoding IS5 family transposase; this translates as MGGRQSYPSDLSDEAWELIRPVITSWKGQHRSVSGHEGRYEMREILNAILYQARVGCQWRYLPHDFPPYTAVYYYFGKWRDDGTDQAIHDLLRWQVRELRGRHEDPSAIVMDAQTVHASVNAPKETTGLDPGKRSRGRKRGIATDVLGLLIAVIVVAASVHDNAIGITLLDKVAAANPSVTKGWVDAGFKNAVVEHGRSLGIDVEVVSRDPQTKGFAPIPKRWVVEQTFGTLIHRRLARDYEALPASAVSMIYWSMTDVMARRITGTTTPTWRDPLPAGARAPTGESVHA
- a CDS encoding nuclear transport factor 2 family protein, producing MTTLQDLAARLDRVETELALHRLAHDYCVGADHRDPVRWKAIWTADAVWETSSDQIFTGIEAIRAAVEQQWQAFPIMQHATANHTVEIDGAAATGRSDVVVLAQLRDHRWIAGGGTYEDEYRRKGGIWRIARRRVVRPFDLAPLAPSDGPVYVDEPVPANPGDADEPYQ
- a CDS encoding IS3 family transposase, yielding MRTPPHRPTDAGGGLEGRSRRRRHLTTVPDPRAAARPDLILRQFGPDPAGVDTRWCGDITYVPTEEGWLYLATVIDIASRRVVGWATADHLRTELVADALTAACRQRRPTRPVIFHSDRGCQYTSHQFATLAKELGVPLSVGRTGQCWDNALAESFFATIKRELLDTSSWPSRAAARTAIFDFIEGWYNLHRLHSSLGYRSPAEYETALAA